A part of Bosea sp. (in: a-proteobacteria) genomic DNA contains:
- the nuoI gene encoding NADH-quinone oxidoreductase subunit NuoI — translation MAFRLDQAAKSLLLKEFVGAFALSMRYFFKPKATLNYPFEKGQLSPRFRGEHALRRYPNGEERCIACKLCEAICPAQAITIEAGPRRNDGTRRTTRYDIDMTKCIYCGFCQEACPVDAIVEGPNFEFATETREELFYDKDRLLANGDRWEREIARNIAMDAPYR, via the coding sequence ATGGCCTTTCGACTGGATCAGGCGGCGAAGTCGCTTTTGCTGAAGGAGTTCGTCGGCGCGTTCGCATTGTCGATGCGCTACTTCTTCAAGCCCAAGGCGACGCTGAACTACCCCTTCGAGAAGGGGCAACTCAGCCCGCGTTTCCGCGGCGAGCACGCGCTGCGCCGGTATCCGAATGGCGAAGAGCGCTGCATCGCCTGCAAGCTGTGCGAGGCCATATGCCCCGCGCAGGCGATCACCATCGAGGCGGGCCCGCGCCGCAATGACGGCACGCGGCGCACCACGCGCTACGACATCGACATGACCAAATGCATCTACTGCGGCTTCTGCCAGGAAGCCTGCCCGGTCGACGCCATCGTCGAGGGGCCGAATTTCGAGTTCGCGACGGAAACGCGCGAGGAGCTGTTCTACGACAAGGACCGGCTGCTTGCGAATGGCGACCGATGGGAACGGGAGATCGCGCGCAACATCGCGATGGACGCGCCTTATCGTTGA
- the nuoH gene encoding NADH-quinone oxidoreductase subunit NuoH → MPELLLTLAIIVGKTLLLIASLLVFIAYILYADRKIWAAVQLRRGPNVVGPWGLLQSFADLLKFVLKEPIIPAGANKGVFLLAPLVTVVLSLSAWAVIPVNAGWAIADINVGILFIFAVSSLGVYGIIMAGWASNSKYPFLGALRSAAQMVSYEVSIGFVIITVLLCVGSLNMTRIVEAQASPYGILGWFFLPLFPMFVIFFISALAETNRPPFDLPEAESELVAGFMVEYSSTPYLLFMLGEYVAIMTMCALCVILFLGGWLPPVPIAPFTWVPGVVWFVLKVCLVFFMFAMVKAFVPRYRYDQLMRLGWKVFLPLSLAMVVVTALVLQLTGWGPVKG, encoded by the coding sequence ATGCCTGAACTTCTCCTCACGCTCGCGATCATCGTCGGCAAGACGCTGCTGCTGATCGCCTCGCTGCTCGTTTTCATCGCCTACATCCTGTATGCCGACCGCAAGATCTGGGCGGCCGTGCAGCTTCGCCGCGGCCCGAACGTCGTGGGTCCGTGGGGCCTGCTTCAGTCTTTCGCGGATCTGCTGAAGTTCGTGCTCAAGGAGCCGATCATCCCTGCAGGCGCCAACAAGGGCGTCTTCCTGCTGGCGCCGCTTGTGACGGTGGTGCTGTCGCTTTCGGCCTGGGCGGTGATCCCGGTCAACGCAGGCTGGGCGATCGCGGACATCAATGTCGGCATCCTCTTCATTTTCGCGGTGTCGTCGCTGGGCGTCTACGGCATCATCATGGCCGGCTGGGCCTCGAACTCGAAGTATCCGTTCCTGGGCGCCCTGCGTTCGGCCGCCCAGATGGTGTCCTATGAGGTGTCGATCGGCTTCGTGATCATCACGGTGCTGCTCTGCGTCGGCTCGCTCAACATGACGCGGATCGTGGAGGCGCAGGCGAGCCCTTACGGGATTCTGGGATGGTTCTTCCTGCCCCTGTTCCCCATGTTCGTGATCTTCTTCATCTCGGCGCTGGCCGAGACAAACCGCCCGCCCTTTGACCTGCCGGAGGCGGAATCGGAGCTCGTTGCCGGCTTCATGGTCGAGTATTCCTCGACGCCGTATCTGCTCTTCATGCTCGGCGAGTATGTGGCCATCATGACCATGTGCGCGCTGTGCGTGATCCTGTTCCTCGGGGGCTGGCTCCCGCCCGTGCCGATCGCGCCGTTCACCTGGGTTCCGGGCGTGGTCTGGTTCGTGCTCAAGGTGTGCCTGGTCTTCTTCATGTTCGCGATGGTGAAGGCGTTCGTGCCGCGCTACCGCTATGACCAGCTGATGCGCCTTGGCTGGAAGGTCTTCCTGCCGCTGTCGCTGGCCATGGTGGTGGTCACGGCGCTGGTCCTCCAGCTCACGGGCTGGGGTCCGGTCAAGGGGTGA
- a CDS encoding DUF4267 domain-containing protein, with protein MTLAALLSTATFIAAGFLGMCGVLMLKRGEPALEMMAHKRASLVQAFAGRYLAMAFMLLGLTVLAEWRALAVVLAVGGVMGFLDYHYVGKAGGWVWPHAVAGLACFVLAAGAYSLSRA; from the coding sequence GTGACGCTCGCGGCCCTCCTCAGCACGGCGACTTTCATCGCGGCCGGTTTCCTTGGCATGTGCGGCGTGCTGATGCTCAAGCGCGGCGAGCCTGCGCTGGAGATGATGGCCCACAAACGCGCGTCGCTGGTCCAGGCCTTCGCGGGCCGCTATCTGGCCATGGCGTTCATGCTGCTCGGCCTCACCGTGCTTGCGGAGTGGCGCGCGCTGGCGGTGGTGCTCGCCGTCGGCGGCGTCATGGGCTTTCTGGATTATCATTATGTCGGCAAGGCCGGCGGCTGGGTCTGGCCCCATGCCGTGGCAGGTCTGGCCTGTTTCGTGCTGGCGGCGGGCGCTTACTCGCTGTCGCGTGCCTGA
- a CDS encoding NADH-quinone oxidoreductase subunit C: MTEALQALGEHIKTALPGKVTRADVSFGELTVEAQAVDIVAVLRFLHDDPRCLFFNFTDLCGADYPARERRFDVVYHILSPRLNHRIRVKVQTDEMTPVPSIIEIFPAANWYEREAYDFYGILFTGHPDLRRILTDYGFEGHPLRKDFPLTGFVEVRYDDAEKRVVYEPVKLVQEFRNFDFLSPWEGTNYVLPGDEKAKV; encoded by the coding sequence ATGACCGAAGCGCTGCAGGCCCTCGGCGAGCACATCAAGACGGCGTTGCCCGGCAAGGTGACGCGCGCCGACGTGTCTTTCGGCGAACTCACCGTCGAGGCGCAGGCGGTCGACATCGTTGCCGTGCTGCGCTTTCTGCACGATGACCCGCGCTGCCTGTTCTTCAACTTCACAGATCTTTGCGGAGCCGATTATCCGGCCCGCGAGCGTCGCTTCGATGTGGTCTATCACATCCTGTCGCCACGCCTGAATCATCGCATCAGGGTCAAGGTGCAAACCGATGAAATGACTCCGGTTCCGTCGATCATCGAGATCTTCCCGGCGGCCAACTGGTACGAGCGCGAGGCCTATGATTTCTACGGCATCCTCTTCACCGGCCACCCGGACCTGCGCCGCATCCTCACCGATTACGGCTTCGAAGGGCACCCGCTGCGCAAGGATTTCCCGCTGACGGGCTTCGTCGAGGTGCGTTACGACGACGCCGAGAAGCGCGTGGTCTATGAGCCGGTGAAGCTGGTGCAGGAATTCCGCAATTTCGATTTCCTCTCGCCATGGGAAGGCACGAACTACGTGCTGCCGGGCGATGAAAAGGCGAAGGTGTAG
- the nuoE gene encoding NADH-quinone oxidoreductase subunit NuoE — MSVRRLAPEAVQPKEFAFTPANDDWANGQIAKYPKGREASAVIPLLWMAQEQAGGWLPQKAIEAVGRKLGMPYMRVFEIATFYTMFNLAPAGEHFVQVCGTVPCHLKGAREIIKVCEDKIGPQSTVSADGKLSWLEVECLGACCNAPMVQINYDYYEDLTPENFAALLDNLRAGKPVKTGPQVDRSCSEPLGGGETLKDKALYDGSAVGRGDWQARVKADREAAKKAAEAAEAAKAAAAAAPTQPPATPVLSSSAPAALTPATSTPAASRPVTGSQPTNASQDTPAAGGAAIKGATTAAEVRKDAADAGQSAAAVQAVSDADKPAMLNAPRGGAADDLCLIWGVGPILAKKLNGMGVYHFDQIAAWTPKELAWVDAHLEGFKGRAVRDSWVDQSKKLTTGWRPDSKLGERPKGR, encoded by the coding sequence ATGTCCGTCCGCCGTCTCGCCCCTGAAGCCGTGCAGCCCAAGGAATTCGCCTTCACCCCGGCGAATGACGACTGGGCCAATGGCCAGATCGCCAAGTATCCAAAAGGCCGCGAGGCCTCAGCCGTGATCCCGCTGCTGTGGATGGCGCAGGAGCAGGCCGGCGGCTGGCTGCCGCAGAAGGCCATCGAGGCCGTGGGGCGCAAGCTCGGCATGCCCTACATGCGCGTTTTCGAGATCGCGACCTTCTACACGATGTTCAATCTTGCCCCGGCGGGAGAGCATTTCGTGCAGGTCTGCGGCACCGTGCCGTGCCATCTCAAGGGCGCGCGCGAGATCATCAAGGTCTGCGAGGACAAGATCGGCCCGCAATCGACCGTGAGCGCCGATGGCAAGCTGTCCTGGCTGGAGGTCGAGTGCCTCGGCGCGTGCTGCAACGCGCCGATGGTGCAGATCAACTACGACTACTACGAGGATCTGACGCCGGAGAATTTCGCCGCGCTCCTCGACAACCTGCGCGCCGGCAAGCCTGTGAAGACCGGCCCGCAGGTCGATCGCTCCTGCTCCGAGCCACTCGGCGGCGGCGAGACCCTGAAAGACAAGGCGCTCTATGACGGCAGCGCCGTCGGTCGCGGCGATTGGCAGGCACGCGTCAAGGCTGATCGCGAAGCTGCGAAGAAGGCTGCGGAGGCGGCAGAAGCCGCCAAGGCTGCCGCCGCTGCTGCGCCGACCCAGCCGCCTGCAACGCCTGTGCTTTCTTCGTCCGCACCCGCCGCCCTGACGCCCGCCACGTCGACGCCCGCTGCCTCCCGTCCGGTCACCGGCAGCCAGCCGACAAACGCATCGCAGGATACGCCGGCCGCCGGCGGAGCCGCCATCAAGGGCGCAACGACGGCCGCCGAGGTTCGCAAGGATGCGGCGGATGCCGGCCAGTCCGCCGCGGCGGTGCAGGCCGTTTCAGATGCCGACAAGCCCGCCATGCTCAACGCTCCGCGCGGTGGCGCGGCGGATGATCTTTGTTTGATCTGGGGCGTGGGCCCCATTCTGGCGAAGAAGCTGAATGGCATGGGAGTCTATCATTTCGACCAGATCGCCGCCTGGACGCCAAAGGAGCTGGCTTGGGTGGACGCGCATCTGGAAGGTTTCAAGGGGCGCGCGGTGCGCGATTCCTGGGTTGATCAGTCGAAGAAGCTCACGACGGGCTGGCGCCCGGACAGCAAGCTCGGCGAACGGCCCAAGGGCAGGTGA
- a CDS encoding NADH-quinone oxidoreductase subunit D has protein sequence MTEHNIRNFSINFGPQHPAAHGVLRLVLELDGEIVERVDPHIGLLHRGTEKLIEAKTYLQALPYFDRLDYVAPMNQEHAWCLAVEKLAGITVPRRGQLIRVLYSEIGRILSHMLNVTTQAMDVGALTPPLWGFEEREKLMIFYERASGARMHAAYFRPGGVHRDLPRKLVEDIAAWCDPFLKVCDDLESLLTENRIFKQRNVDIGVVDLETCWKWGFSGVMVRGSGAPWDLRKSQPYECYEELDFDIPIGKNGDCYDRYCIRMEEMRQSASIMKQCCNLLLSSSGDGPVSATDGKIVPPRRAEMKRSMEALIHHFKLYTEGYKVPEGEVYACVEAPKGEFGVYLVSDGTNKPYRCKLKAPGFAHLQAMDFMCRKHMLADVSAILGSIDIVFGEVDR, from the coding sequence ATGACCGAACACAACATCCGCAACTTCTCGATCAATTTCGGCCCGCAGCACCCGGCGGCACACGGCGTGTTGCGCCTTGTGCTGGAGCTTGATGGCGAGATCGTCGAGCGCGTCGATCCCCATATCGGCCTTCTGCATCGCGGCACCGAGAAGCTGATCGAGGCCAAGACCTATTTGCAGGCGCTGCCCTATTTCGACCGGCTCGACTATGTGGCGCCGATGAATCAGGAACATGCCTGGTGCCTTGCCGTGGAGAAGCTTGCCGGCATCACGGTTCCGCGCCGTGGCCAGTTGATCCGCGTGCTCTATTCCGAGATCGGCCGCATCCTCTCGCATATGCTGAACGTCACCACGCAGGCCATGGACGTGGGCGCGCTGACGCCCCCGCTCTGGGGCTTCGAGGAACGCGAGAAGCTGATGATCTTCTATGAGCGCGCATCCGGCGCACGCATGCATGCGGCCTATTTCAGGCCTGGCGGCGTCCACCGCGACCTGCCTCGCAAGCTCGTCGAGGACATCGCGGCCTGGTGCGATCCCTTCCTCAAGGTCTGCGACGACCTGGAAAGCTTGCTGACCGAAAACCGCATCTTCAAGCAGCGCAATGTCGACATCGGCGTTGTCGATCTCGAGACCTGCTGGAAATGGGGCTTCTCGGGCGTGATGGTGCGCGGCTCGGGCGCGCCCTGGGATCTGCGCAAGAGCCAGCCCTATGAGTGCTATGAGGAACTCGATTTCGACATTCCCATCGGCAAGAACGGCGATTGCTACGACCGTTACTGCATCCGCATGGAGGAGATGCGTCAGTCAGCCTCGATCATGAAGCAGTGCTGCAACCTGCTTTTGTCATCGTCCGGCGATGGCCCGGTTTCGGCGACGGACGGCAAGATCGTGCCGCCCAGGCGGGCTGAGATGAAGCGCTCGATGGAGGCGCTGATCCATCACTTCAAGCTCTACACCGAGGGCTACAAGGTGCCGGAGGGCGAGGTCTATGCCTGCGTCGAGGCACCCAAGGGTGAATTTGGCGTGTATCTCGTCTCCGACGGCACCAACAAGCCCTATCGCTGCAAGTTGAAGGCGCCGGGCTTCGCCCATCTCCAGGCGATGGACTTCATGTGCCGCAAGCACATGCTGGCGGATGTCAGCGCCATCCTCGGCTCGATCGACATCGTGTTTGGCGAGGTGGACCGGTGA
- a CDS encoding NADH-quinone oxidoreductase subunit G yields the protein MTKLLIDGIEVDVPADFTVLQACEAAGAEVPRFCFHERLSIAGNCRMCLVEVKGGPPKPQASCAIGVRDLRPGPNGELPVVSTKSPMVKKAREGVMEFLLLNHPLDCPICDQGGECDLQDQAMAYGVDSSRFAENKRAVEDKYIGPLVKTAMNRCIHCTRCVRFTTEVAGGTDLGAIGRGEDMEITTYLEQAMTSELQGNVIDLCPVGALTSRPYAYHARPWELSKTESIDVMDAVGSAIRVDSRGTEVMRIMPRVNDAVNEEWISDKTRFIWDGLKSQRLDRPYVRRNGRLEPASWNEALAFVAARLKATAPARIGALAGDLAAVEDMFALKALMASLGVVNIDCRSDGSAIDPAMGRAGYVLNAGIAGIEEADSILLIGTNPRKEASLVNTRIRKRFLKGGVLIGVIGEKADLTYDYNYLGAGPDSLAELVRSYESVKAKNPLVIVGQGALSRPDGAAVLSMAAQFASQIGAVREDWNGFGVLHTAAARVGGLDLGFVPGEGGLTATQMLEAGALDVIYALGFDEADIPAPAAGGPFVIYQGSHGDRGAHRADVILPGAAYTEKSGTFVNTEGRVQVASRAVFPPGEAKEDWAIIRAVSGALGAPLPFDSLAQLRKALYAAHPHFAAVGEVAAADGAAIGKLAAAGGKPGKAPFASAVKAYYQTNPIARASAVMAECQALADGRALQAAE from the coding sequence ATGACAAAACTCCTCATTGACGGCATCGAGGTCGACGTTCCGGCGGATTTCACTGTGTTGCAGGCCTGCGAGGCGGCGGGCGCGGAAGTGCCGCGCTTCTGCTTCCATGAGCGCCTGTCCATTGCCGGCAATTGCCGCATGTGCCTTGTCGAGGTGAAGGGCGGCCCGCCGAAGCCCCAGGCGAGCTGCGCCATCGGCGTGCGCGACCTGCGCCCGGGGCCGAATGGCGAACTGCCAGTGGTGTCCACCAAATCGCCCATGGTGAAGAAGGCGCGCGAGGGCGTGATGGAGTTCCTGCTCCTCAATCACCCGCTCGACTGCCCCATCTGCGACCAGGGCGGCGAGTGCGACCTGCAGGACCAGGCCATGGCCTATGGCGTGGATTCCTCGCGCTTCGCCGAGAACAAGCGCGCCGTCGAGGACAAGTACATCGGCCCGCTGGTGAAGACCGCTATGAACCGCTGCATCCATTGCACGCGGTGCGTCCGCTTCACCACCGAAGTGGCCGGCGGCACGGACCTCGGCGCCATCGGGCGCGGCGAGGACATGGAGATCACCACCTATCTCGAACAGGCGATGACCTCGGAACTACAGGGCAACGTGATCGATCTGTGCCCGGTCGGCGCGCTGACCTCCAGGCCCTATGCCTATCATGCGCGGCCCTGGGAGCTTTCCAAGACCGAAAGCATCGACGTGATGGACGCCGTCGGCTCGGCTATCCGCGTGGATTCGCGCGGCACCGAGGTAATGCGCATCATGCCGCGCGTGAACGATGCGGTGAACGAGGAGTGGATCTCCGACAAGACCCGCTTCATCTGGGATGGCCTCAAGAGCCAGCGGCTTGACCGCCCCTATGTGCGCAGGAACGGCCGTCTCGAGCCGGCGTCCTGGAACGAGGCGCTCGCCTTCGTGGCAGCCCGCCTCAAGGCGACGGCGCCGGCCCGCATCGGCGCCCTGGCGGGTGATCTTGCAGCGGTTGAGGACATGTTCGCGCTGAAGGCGCTGATGGCCTCCCTCGGGGTCGTCAACATCGACTGCCGATCCGATGGTTCCGCGATCGACCCGGCAATGGGCCGCGCTGGCTATGTGCTGAATGCCGGCATTGCCGGTATCGAGGAGGCCGACTCGATCCTGCTTATCGGGACCAATCCCCGCAAGGAAGCGTCGCTGGTCAATACGCGCATCCGCAAGCGCTTTCTCAAGGGCGGGGTGCTGATCGGCGTCATCGGCGAGAAGGCCGATTTGACCTATGATTACAATTATCTCGGGGCAGGGCCGGATTCGCTGGCCGAGCTTGTCCGCTCCTATGAGAGCGTCAAGGCGAAGAACCCGCTGGTGATCGTGGGGCAGGGCGCGCTCAGCCGTCCCGACGGCGCGGCGGTCCTCTCCATGGCGGCGCAGTTCGCCAGCCAGATCGGCGCTGTCCGCGAGGACTGGAACGGCTTTGGCGTGCTTCATACCGCTGCCGCGCGTGTCGGCGGGCTCGATCTCGGCTTTGTGCCGGGCGAGGGCGGGTTGACAGCCACGCAGATGCTCGAAGCCGGTGCTCTCGATGTGATTTACGCGCTTGGCTTCGACGAGGCGGACATTCCCGCGCCTGCCGCTGGCGGCCCCTTCGTGATCTATCAGGGCAGCCATGGCGATCGCGGCGCGCACCGCGCGGACGTCATCCTGCCGGGCGCGGCCTATACCGAGAAATCCGGGACCTTCGTCAACACCGAAGGCCGCGTGCAGGTCGCGAGCCGTGCTGTTTTCCCGCCGGGCGAGGCCAAGGAAGACTGGGCCATCATCCGCGCCGTGTCGGGCGCGCTCGGCGCGCCGCTGCCTTTCGACTCGCTGGCGCAACTGCGCAAGGCGCTCTACGCCGCGCATCCGCATTTCGCGGCGGTGGGCGAGGTCGCCGCTGCTGACGGCGCCGCCATCGGCAAGCTCGCGGCTGCAGGCGGCAAGCCGGGCAAGGCCCCTTTCGCATCGGCGGTGAAGGCCTATTACCAGACCAATCCGATCGCCCGCGCCTCGGCCGTCATGGCCGAGTGCCAGGCTCTGGCGGATGGCCGCGCCCTCCAGGCGGCCGAGTGA
- a CDS encoding NADH-quinone oxidoreductase subunit J yields the protein MTAAAAFFYMFASITVASAVMVIASRNPVHSVLFLILAFVNAGGLFLLMGAEFLAMILIVVYVGAVAVLFLFVVMMLDVDFAELRQGFLQYLPIGLIIGFIFLVQLALVVGAWVIDPGALKASTSPIPTNVTNTEALGLVLYTRYVYYFQASGLVLLVAMIGAIVLTLRHKEGVKRQSVADQVARTKATAMEVRKVPSRTGV from the coding sequence ATGACCGCAGCCGCGGCCTTCTTCTACATGTTCGCATCGATCACGGTGGCGTCGGCGGTGATGGTCATCGCCTCGCGCAATCCCGTGCATTCGGTGCTGTTCCTCATCCTCGCCTTCGTGAACGCGGGCGGCTTGTTCCTTCTCATGGGCGCCGAGTTCCTGGCGATGATCCTGATCGTCGTCTATGTCGGCGCCGTGGCGGTGCTCTTCCTCTTCGTGGTGATGATGCTGGACGTGGACTTCGCCGAGCTGAGGCAGGGGTTCCTTCAATATCTGCCGATAGGGCTCATCATCGGCTTCATCTTCCTGGTGCAGCTGGCCCTGGTGGTTGGCGCCTGGGTGATCGATCCGGGCGCGCTCAAGGCCTCGACCTCGCCGATCCCCACCAACGTCACCAACACCGAGGCGCTCGGCCTCGTGCTCTACACCAGGTATGTCTATTATTTTCAGGCTTCGGGCCTCGTGCTGCTGGTCGCCATGATCGGCGCCATTGTGCTCACGCTTCGCCACAAGGAGGGCGTCAAGCGCCAGAGCGTGGCCGATCAGGTGGCGCGCACCAAGGCCACTGCCATGGAGGTCCGCAAGGTTCCCTCCCGGACCGGCGTGTAA
- the nuoK gene encoding NADH-quinone oxidoreductase subunit NuoK has product MMIGLGHYLTVAAILFTLGVLGIFINRKNVIVILMSIELILLSVNINLVAFSTFLNDMVGQVFALLVLTVAAAEAAIGLAILVTYFRNRGTIAVEDINMMKG; this is encoded by the coding sequence ATCATGATCGGACTGGGCCATTACCTCACCGTCGCCGCCATCCTCTTCACGCTCGGCGTGCTCGGCATCTTCATCAACCGGAAGAACGTCATCGTCATCCTGATGTCGATCGAGTTGATCCTGCTGAGCGTCAACATCAACCTCGTGGCCTTCTCGACCTTTCTGAACGACATGGTGGGGCAGGTCTTCGCGCTGCTGGTGCTCACCGTGGCGGCGGCGGAGGCTGCGATCGGGCTCGCCATTCTCGTCACCTATTTCCGCAACCGCGGCACTATCGCGGTTGAGGACATCAACATGATGAAGGGCTGA
- the nuoF gene encoding NADH-quinone oxidoreductase subunit NuoF: MLADKDRIFTNLYGLQDRSLKGARARGQWDGTRFILDQGRDWIIDEMKRSGLRGRGGAGFPTGMKWSFMPKVNDGRPHYLVVNADESEPGTCKDREIMRNDPHTLVEGCLIASFAMGAHAAYIYIRGEYVREREALQRAVDEAYEAKLIGKDNINGYPFDLYVHHGAGAYICGEETALIESLEGKKGMPRLKPPFPANVGLYGCPTTVNNVESIAVAPTILRRGASWFSGIGNPNNVGTKLFCVSGHVNKPCNVEEAMGIPFRELIDKHCGGVRGGWDNLKCVIPGGSSVRMVPAAQIIDTPMDFDSLSKLRSGLGTAAVIVMDKSTDVVRAIARISYFYKHESCGQCTPCREGTGWMWRVLNRMADGRAQKREIDMLLEVTKQVEGHTICALGDAAAWPIQGLIAHFRHEIEERIDRYAANPHSEPVKLMAAE, translated from the coding sequence ATGCTTGCTGACAAGGACCGCATCTTCACCAATCTTTACGGCCTTCAGGACCGCTCCCTGAAGGGCGCCCGCGCGCGTGGTCAGTGGGATGGCACGAGGTTCATCCTCGATCAGGGCCGCGACTGGATCATCGACGAGATGAAGCGCTCGGGGCTTCGCGGGCGCGGCGGGGCAGGGTTCCCCACCGGCATGAAGTGGTCCTTCATGCCGAAGGTGAACGATGGCCGGCCGCACTATCTCGTTGTCAATGCGGACGAATCCGAGCCAGGCACCTGCAAGGATCGCGAGATCATGCGCAACGACCCGCACACGCTGGTCGAGGGGTGCCTGATCGCCAGCTTCGCCATGGGCGCGCACGCGGCCTACATCTACATCCGCGGCGAATACGTGCGTGAGCGCGAGGCGCTGCAACGTGCCGTCGATGAGGCCTATGAGGCCAAGCTGATTGGCAAAGACAACATCAACGGCTATCCGTTTGATCTTTATGTGCATCATGGCGCGGGCGCCTACATCTGCGGCGAAGAGACGGCGCTGATCGAAAGCCTTGAGGGCAAGAAGGGCATGCCGCGCCTGAAGCCCCCGTTTCCAGCCAATGTCGGGCTTTATGGCTGCCCGACAACGGTGAACAATGTTGAGTCGATCGCGGTTGCGCCGACGATCCTGCGCCGTGGCGCAAGCTGGTTCTCCGGTATCGGCAACCCGAACAATGTCGGCACCAAGCTGTTCTGCGTCTCCGGCCACGTCAACAAGCCGTGCAATGTCGAAGAGGCGATGGGCATCCCCTTCCGCGAGCTGATCGACAAGCATTGCGGCGGCGTGCGCGGCGGCTGGGATAACCTCAAATGCGTCATCCCCGGCGGCTCCTCGGTGCGCATGGTGCCAGCCGCGCAGATCATCGACACGCCGATGGATTTCGACTCGCTGTCGAAGCTGCGCTCCGGCCTCGGCACGGCGGCGGTCATCGTCATGGACAAGTCCACCGATGTGGTCCGCGCCATCGCCCGCATCAGCTATTTCTACAAGCATGAGAGCTGCGGCCAGTGCACGCCGTGCCGCGAAGGCACCGGCTGGATGTGGCGCGTGCTGAACCGCATGGCCGATGGCCGCGCCCAGAAGCGCGAGATCGACATGCTGCTGGAGGTCACCAAGCAGGTCGAAGGCCACACCATCTGCGCGCTGGGCGACGCGGCTGCCTGGCCGATTCAGGGCCTGATTGCGCATTTCCGTCACGAGATCGAGGAGCGGATCGACAGGTATGCTGCGAACCCGCATTCCGAGCCTGTCAAGCTGATGGCGGCCGAGTGA